The Mastacembelus armatus chromosome 4, fMasArm1.2, whole genome shotgun sequence genome segment AATGTCTGATGAAAAACACTTATCTTGTATTGTCTGCCACatttacagtactgtgcaaaggttttaggcagtaaaaatacacaggggatgcttttCATCTAAATTACATaagttgtgttttcatttataaattaattttatagCAAATACAGTGAATGGaatcaaacctaaatctaaccagtatctgcagctctcccctttcACCTTAAACCAGCAGTAgctctctctggtttgacctgcacacagtttctcctgatACTTTGCAGCACTTTGGacaagctgctgcaggtcttctgtagattcaggctgtcccagtgtttctgtctcttcatatgattATATGATCATATGAtctccacactgcccagatctggGCTCTTTGGGGGTCAgacatctgctgcaggactcctggttcttcttgcctctgaaaatggTTCTCTCTATGGGGTTCTTTATGGGATGATTGTCCTACACAGGTTCATTGTGGAGCCcgcacaatgaacctgggatcaatctcACACCGGAtagtgttgtgtgataagaatcttAAATAcctaaagtgcctaaaacatcTGTACAGTGCTGTATATGCTGTGCATATTGATAAATGTCTCATTTAAACAGCAGCGATGGGCACCTGTTTTCCCTGTTATCTGCAGCTCTTGAAAAGTCTAATTTCATAGGAGATAAATGAGATATTAATCATGTTTAATTGGTTAATCCGTATATTTTATGCCATTAATCCAGGCAGAAGCAGTTCAATGTGTTCTATGTGCTCAGGGATGAAGAGCAGGGCAGCTCACTTGTGGAGCAGTTCATTGCCAGGAAGGCTGACATCCTGTTCTGTCCAGCATGGAAGACCGCCACTGTTCAAGAAGAGGAACACGAGGAAGACGAGGCTGCAGGTCAGTGCTGGTTTCACCATACCAAGCTGGAAAATTTGTTAAAtggcaaacaaaaataataatttgtgtcCACAGTAATGTTTCCTTATGTTCCATGAAAAACCGCTAAATCACTTCTTGCAACTGAGACAAAAAGATGCATTTATAAAAATCACCTGCATGTGGAAACTCTCAGCACAGCTATGGGTTATCTGATTTAAAGAAATGCTtatgtgacatttttgtttCCCCCCTGTTGCCTCTGCTTTCCCAGAGCCCTGTGCTATCATGCCACCATTGGAGTTATTCATGGAGGTGCCATATGAGGAGAGAAGAGCCATGTTGTACAGGGACTTAGAAAGAGGAGACATTGTGGTGGGGAGGATCAACAACATTAGAGAATACGGCTTCTTTCTCACGCTGCTGTGCATGGCCGGAGGACTCAAGAGAGACATAGAAGACTTGGAGTTGtcagtaagttttttttaattctcaatGAATAATTTCATAATTTTCTAACAGGTAAAAAGGAAATTAGTCAACCATTGTAGATGCAGATGACTTGGATTGTCAACTGACCAATTCTGATTTTCTGAATGATGTTAAGCTCGTTTATAAGCAAAAGTATCACCACtgacatttatgttgtttttgtatcCCAGCAATGAATGCTATGACGCTATAGCTACATAGCAGTCATAGCTGTAACCTTATATTTGCTTTCTTGGAATGTTCTGCCCTGAAGGCTCAGAGTCTAATGTGAATGTCACTCCTCCAGGAGTTTACTTAATAATGTCATCTCTGTTTCAGTCTACACACTGTGTTAAATGGTGACATGGGTCAGAAACACAGTTCTTAATAAGTTAATCCGTTTTCTGATTCAGGAACTTTGGTGACTTTAATATTACAAtgatttacacacatacagtgttaGGAACTTTTTCCTTGGTTTAAATGCTAATTTATTAACACAAGTCAATATGGGGGAGATTGTTTACATAGTAATAATATGATGAATATCCGCATGACTTTCTGGTAGTGAATTGCAGTTTCAGCTTCAGTGTCAGAGATCTTGTCAAACGTAGGCCATGTGCAGGTCATGTACACAAGTCAGTTTgcattaaagtgtttttgtttttatggctgGTTAGaattaaacctgttttattctgttttctaacatttatttcctttctgCTTTCAGGCTTTATGTCACATCAGAGAAATTCCCTCCTCTGGCAGCCATGATGATCCTCTTTCCTACTACCAGACTGGGGACTTCATTAGAGGTTAATGTCTTAGTTGGATTTGTCTTAACTAAATGCTATACATGAATATTAACTCAGCTGCTTTTCCATTACGACAGCGGTTcccacacttttattttgagttGCTGGAAACATTCTCTGCTGTTGTATTATGCTCAGCTCAGATTCCTCTCACAAACTTGTTCCTTCACACCACAAGTAGGAATGTTGAAGTAATGTAAGCCAGCTGATGGTTGCTATAGCGATGTCACTACTGCACAATATTCAACAACAATGCTAATAACGTGACGTTTTGCTTAGATCTGTCACATAGGCAGTCTGGACCTCAGCGTTGGTCCATTTGTGAGTTTCTTTTGTTGACCCTTGTGAAAGCTGTTGTTAACACTACTATAATTAACTTCTCAAAATTTCAGTGCTGTATTGTCTTAGTGTGTGGAATCAATGTGAACCACTTGAAATCCATCTGTTCGTTAGGCCTCGTTAAATGTCACCTGTAGACATGTGACTTTATTTCCTCTGTGAGTTTTTGGTGTTTATTCACTCCAAATGTCTGgcagaaaatatttgctttattttaaaatgtgtgctTTCTTGTTTTGTAGCTGGGGTGAAAGACATCGACCGCTACCAGGAGAAAATCACAGTGTCACTTCTCCAGGCCTCTGGTTCTCCCACCTTAAAGCACATCAAACTGGGAGTAATCACCCGGGAGGAGCTGCCCATACACTACAGGTAACAGCAAAACATGGtgtaacaaaacacaacactaaACTGTAACAAAACGAGAACCATATTAtctcttctcctttcttctctttcagtcGTAGTGTTCATGTGGCCAGTGACTCCAGTGAGACGTATCAGTGTATACTGAGTAGTTGCCATGGTTACCACAACCCCTCTGTAGTGGACTACTTGCTGGAGAAGGTGGGAGTTAGTGACACTCACCCTCCCTCAATGATGAGAGGACTGCAAAGGTAAATACGTCACCTCGCTTACCCTTTGCTTTCCAACAAATGGAGTATCAGTAACAGTACTTTGTAGGGTTTTGTTGTATGGCCTACTATTTTAAGCCACATTAAACCTTTTGGTTTCTGTGATTCACTTGACTGAAAATGAGAACTTGGTGCAATGAAGGAATAAAACAATGAATCAATAAAATGCATCTCAAGTAGGTCATAGCAGTTCTTAAGAACTACTTACGCAGCAATTATCTAATCTAGTATTACCACTAAATACCAATTGTCAACACACATTCCACTACGTACTACTCATTTGCAAGTGATGCCAGTATGCTTCAGCGCCTGGCAAACAAAAAGGAGGACAAGAAATTCCTTTCTTCATCTTTGAATCAATCAGTTTTCTGTAGCCTGTTCTCCAGTATCTTTCCATAATTTCATTTACAAACCACGAACCTGAAAGCTACTAAGAGTTATTTTGCTCACTATTGCATTAATACCCATATAGCATGTATTGTCTTGATATTGTATTGTCATGGGATAGCTAGACTGCCATCTGAGGGGTTCAAGGATGACATACGATGTATCTACTGTAACTCGCTAAGCTTAAGAATATTTCTGTGTCCCTGAGTGTTGAAATGTCAAGAAACtttccagttaaaaaaatattaatcttcttagaagaaaaatgaagtCTAAATTGTTGAGGGTGGACTGCTTTGAAATTTCTTACCTGTATTGCTAATTTTCTCAACAGTAAACTTTTCCATGAGGAGGATTTTGCTTCTGCTATCAGGAGAAAACAGTCTGCATCCTGGGCCTTGAAATGGTAATTCTAAACTTTTAACTTTGTCGTAGCAAATGGATGATGATTAATGAATTAGCCTAGCATCTTGTCTTTCCTGCTCTGGTTTCTTCTTACTTTGAccttaaactttatttttctctctctgtgtctttgttctgtCAGTGTCCGTGCAGGTGTGGATCACTTCAAACATGGTCGTCATGTGGAAGCCATGAATGAATACAATAAAGCCCTGGATATTGACACTAATAACGTAGAGGCACTGGTGGCACGGGGAGCTCTGTGGGTGGATTGTTACTTTAAGCAATATAAACTACTTTAAAGCTCTATCACTGTAAAACTCTGGCTTGGAGTTAATACTTCTGCTACCAGGCTTATGTTGGTATTGTGACTCATGCTCAGTTCCACAGGCCACatactttttgtatttatttctctaTCCATTTTCAGGAAGTCTGGTATCACAGTTAGTAATACCAGAAGAACAGGTTCAAACCAActgactgaaagaaatcatACTTAGAAATCTTTAGAAAGAAATCATACTTAGAAAGTAATTGTTATTCATTATGATACCTTTCATGAGGTTTTGGTCTTACTGTTTCCATCATTGTTTATTCTCAGGTATGCGAACAAAGGCAGCATAATAAAAGCGATTACAGACTTTGAACTTGCTCTGGAGAGCTGTCCAGATCACCGCAACGCCAAGAAATACCTTTGCCAGACACTGgtggagagaggaaaacagtAAGCAGTTCTGCACTTTAACTTGTGTCAGTTTTTACAGTTCTAACAAGGAGATAAGGTCTTAGAATTCAGTTCTtctacagtgaaataaaattataaaacaataagacagaacagaaacagtagGTGTTTTTGGACCAAACAGTTCTAAGGAATCAGTTCTAGGAACTACCTTGCTGGGGAATGGACCCAAGAACTACAGACGTTaaggtttttttctgtttgcatttacaATTCCAGTAGAAATGCTAAAGTAATGTACATCAGCTGATGGTCGCACAACATTCAACAATGCTAGTgaaaattttcacatttcagttttatccaTCAAGAGCTCTCTGAATTTTCTCCCAGGCAGCATGGGGCCATTTATGTGTGTCTTATTTCATGTCAAAAGCTGCTGTTTATACTACTAAAATAAACTTGCTGGTGCTGCATTGACTTAAGTTAGTTTTTGACAAATCTAACGTAAAGTCATGTCACTGATGGTTCCTCTTGTGCTGAAAAGTACCTACTATGAAGTAGAAGTGAAAGATTTTGATGCtaaacagcagcattttcttGCATGCTAACATGACTAATATGACCATTATGAGGGGAATTTGCTGAtgctaatgttattttaattcataATAACTTTACTTGTGTGAGTGGAGCCTCTGTGCTTTGAAGCCATGCTGGTTGTTGATGGTTTGCACCACAGACATGATTTCTCAGCATCTGTTACAGCTACTTTATGTagtctctctctcatctctgtcATCAATATGCTGCTCAGCCTATGTGGGATACGGAAGCAGGAATGAGCTTTGGGCTATTTTCGTTGTGTTAAAATCTTCCACACATCATTTCACTTACCGTCAGTACCTCCCCTTTCAGACTTACCGTACTATTATGTAATTAAGATATTTATCTGACAGCAGAATTCAGTCATAGCCTTGGTCTACATAGCTGAACTGAAATAACTTTACAAAACAATGTGAACAATCCTGATTTGGAAGCTAATCTGGTTGGCTCTTGCAATAGAAACGAGCTCTGTGTTGAGATGGGAATTCACACCTATAATATTGTGATTAATTGTTgcagtgaaaactgtttttattttattcaagtctattgtttgtgtttgtgtgtgtctaggcTTGAAGGACAGGAGAAACTAGTAACAGCAGAGGGTCTGTATAGGAGAGCTCTGTCTCTCGATGACTGTAACCTTGAGGCACAGGAGGCCTTGCACAAGATCACAGACACTATACAGGTGAGCGGGCCACAACATGCACGAGGAGTCGGGGAAAGTTGGCAGACACACACCATTTATATTTTAGTCGTAACTATCCAATATCCAGTCTTAAGCAGCTGCTTACTGTGTGACTGTTGTAAAGTTGGATTAGTTTGACATAAAGGTAACTGAAATATCTTTAGACTCTGCAGCTCACAAGCATACTGCCGAGAGGTATGGTTCTTAAAACCGAGCGTATACA includes the following:
- the ttc14 gene encoding tetratricopeptide repeat protein 14 isoform X2, whose amino-acid sequence is MDRDLLRQSLTYHGESLFRKLKCEQTENPDFQAVVSDLCKATYERDEEQGSSLVEQFIARKADILFCPAWKTATVQEEEHEEDEAAEPCAIMPPLELFMEVPYEERRAMLYRDLERGDIVVGRINNIREYGFFLTLLCMAGGLKRDIEDLELSALCHIREIPSSGSHDDPLSYYQTGDFIRAGVKDIDRYQEKITVSLLQASGSPTLKHIKLGVITREELPIHYSRSVHVASDSSETYQCILSSCHGYHNPSVVDYLLEKVGVSDTHPPSMMRGLQSKLFHEEDFASAIRRKQSASWALKCVRAGVDHFKHGRHVEAMNEYNKALDIDTNNVEALVARGALYANKGSIIKAITDFELALESCPDHRNAKKYLCQTLVERGKQLEGQEKLVTAEGLYRRALSLDDCNLEAQEALHKITDTIQCFGVCLSATLGLCNFTLRLPRPCHLICGVEKK
- the ttc14 gene encoding tetratricopeptide repeat protein 14 isoform X3, giving the protein MDRDLLRQSLTYHGESLFRKLKCEQTENPDFQAVVSDLCKATYERDEEQGSSLVEQFIARKADILFCPAWKTATVQEEEHEEDEAAEPCAIMPPLELFMEVPYEERRAMLYRDLERGDIVVGRINNIREYGFFLTLLCMAGGLKRDIEDLELSALCHIREIPSSGSHDDPLSYYQTGDFIRAGVKDIDRYQEKITVSLLQASGSPTLKHIKLGVITREELPIHYSRSVHVASDSSETYQCILSSCHGYHNPSVVDYLLEKVGVSDTHPPSMMRGLQSKLFHEEDFASAIRRKQSASWALKCVRAGVDHFKHGRHVEAMNEYNKALDIDTNNVEALVARGALYANKGSIIKAITDFELALESCPDHRNAKKYLCQTLVERGKQLEGQEKLVTAEGLYRRALSLDDCNLEAQEALHKITDTIQKHWPRSK